In Fibrobacter sp., the genomic window ACACAAAACGCTAAATTCATAATTTAGCGACTTGCGCATTTACAGGGCACCAATTTCAGCAACAGCGCCACCAGAATGGTGGTGGTCATGCTGATAAAGGGCATCCAGGGCCAGCTGAAGATGCCGCCCAGCACCGCAGGCACGCCAAAGGCGGGAATCCCCTGGATAAGCACCAAACTGGCCATACCGCAAAGGACGGCCGCAATCACCTGCCAACTGCGTAGCCCCTTCACAAAGAAGGCGAGCAGGAACATGCCGAGAAGCGGCCCGGTAAAGAGTCCCGTAAAGAAGATGGCGTTCTTGAGGAGGCTGCCCTGCTGGGTGGCGGCAAACAGCGCAAAGAACACGCCCAGCACGCCCCAGACCACCGTCCAGATTTTCGCACGCTTGAGACCGCCAATCCCTTCGGATTCGCCCCAACCCAAAAAGTCGTGCTCCGAGGTGTTGCTGAGGGAATTGATTGCTCCCGAAAGGCTGCTCATAGCAGCCGCGCAAATGGCCGCCACAATGAGGCCGGTCACTCCCACCGGAAGCCCGTTCACGATAAAGTAGGGGAACACGTCGTTCTGCCCAAGGCCATCGGGCAAGGCCGCCACCTTTGAAATCTTGTAGTAAACGAACAGGGCGGCACCCACCCAGTAAAACAATATGGAAACAGCACAGCCAAGCACCATGGAGAGCACGCTGGAGCGGTTGGCCGCCTTCACGTCTTTGCAACTCAGGTAGCGCTGCACGAACTGCTGGTCGCAACCGCGAATGGCGATTTCTAGAACAGCATAGGCAAAGCCCGCCGACACCAAGGTCCGGGCGTTAGAAATATCGAAACTGGCATCCCACCACTTGGTCTTGCCCGCCTCGCTTGCAAGAGCGGCCATCTCGCCGAAACCGCCCACTGCATTGGCGATTAAAACAAGCACCAAGACGCCTCCGCCAAAGAACACGCAGAACTGCATCACGTCGGTCCAGATAACCGCCTTGATGCCGCCAAACCAGGTGTAGAAAATGGCCACCGCCGCAGACACCACAATGGCAAGCTTCAAGTCGATGTGCAAAATCTGGGCCAGCACCAGGGATGGCGCGTACAGCAGAATTCCCGTGCGGAGCAGAAGGTGCATGCAGTAGAACACTGCCGCCAGGCGGCGCACCGCCTTGGAACCGAAACGGACTTCGAAAAGTTCATAGGCACTGTTGATTCCGGATGTACGGAACCTGGGGATAAACACGAAGCCCACCACCACGATGCTGAGGAGCGCTCCTATCTGGAACATGAGGAAAGTCATGTTGTCGCCGTATACGTCGGCGGGAGCGCCCAAGAAGGTGGTGGCGCTTACAGAGGTAGCGATAAGGCTTATACCTACGGCAATCCAAGGCATGGACCCGCCACCGAACATGTATTCCTTGAGATTCTTGTTGCCCCGGGAAACCCAGAGGCCGATAAACAGGGAAACTAAAAGGTAAGCGGCGAGAACCGCCCAATCCAAAACAGTGAACAAAATCGCCCCCTAGTCAAGCGGCTCTAGGCCGTTTCTGTGTATTGGATAACCTGGTTACGGCCGCCTTCCTTGGCCTTGTACAGGGCCTGGTCCGCAAAGTTCACAGCCTTCATCATGTTGTCCTTGAATTCCGGAGTCACGAGGAACGCACCGATACTGATGCTTACCCGGAGAGGCGTGGCCTGGTGCACTTCGAATTCCAAATCCAGCACGGCCTTGCGGATGCGCTCCGCCGTTTCCATCATGCCTTCGGGCGTGGTATCTACAAGGCCCACCACAAGTTCTTCACCACCGTAGCGGGCCACCACGTCGATATCCTTGCGGACCTCCCTGAGCAGGGTCTTTGCAATCCCAATGATCACCATGTCGCCTACGCCGTGACCATAGGTATCGTTCACGCTCTTGAAATGGTCGATGTCCATCATCAGCACGCCGATATTGTACTGGCGTCTGTCGGCACGAATCTTTTCGGTGCGCAAGGCGTCGGGCAGGGTCCGCTTGTTCAAAAGGCCTGTCATGCCGTCGCGAGTAGCCTCGTCTTTCTTGGTCTCGTACTGGCTTGCCCTGGCGTAGGCAAAACCCGCCACT contains:
- a CDS encoding sodium:solute symporter, producing the protein MFTVLDWAVLAAYLLVSLFIGLWVSRGNKNLKEYMFGGGSMPWIAVGISLIATSVSATTFLGAPADVYGDNMTFLMFQIGALLSIVVVGFVFIPRFRTSGINSAYELFEVRFGSKAVRRLAAVFYCMHLLLRTGILLYAPSLVLAQILHIDLKLAIVVSAAVAIFYTWFGGIKAVIWTDVMQFCVFFGGGVLVLVLIANAVGGFGEMAALASEAGKTKWWDASFDISNARTLVSAGFAYAVLEIAIRGCDQQFVQRYLSCKDVKAANRSSVLSMVLGCAVSILFYWVGAALFVYYKISKVAALPDGLGQNDVFPYFIVNGLPVGVTGLIVAAICAAAMSSLSGAINSLSNTSEHDFLGWGESEGIGGLKRAKIWTVVWGVLGVFFALFAATQQGSLLKNAIFFTGLFTGPLLGMFLLAFFVKGLRSWQVIAAVLCGMASLVLIQGIPAFGVPAVLGGIFSWPWMPFISMTTTILVALLLKLVPCKCASR